CGCCCGGCTCGTGCAGGTTCAGGTCGGCGCCCCGGGTGAAGCCGACGTCCCCGGAGCCCAGCGGTGCCCCTCCGGGGATGTACCGGCCGGGCGCCTCGGTGAACACGACACGCAGCACGCCGCCGGTGCCGGACGGCTGCGGGGTCAAGGTGAGGGTCTGGCGGCAGTCGACCGCACGTCTGCCGGGATCCCGCCGGTGGCTGTGGCGCAGCCTCCACAGGTACACGCGCCCGTCGGCGACGAGCCGACGGGACTGGTTCGCACGGCGTGGCATGCGAGCGAGGCTACGGGGTCCCACCGACACGCCGGACGACGAACCTTCATCGCCCGCCGCCCGCCGCCCGCCGCCCGCCGCCCGCCAAGTGGTCGAGACCCGGGCCATGGCCACCTGGTCTACCGCTGCCCGGGCCGGGACGGGGGTCAGGGGCAGTCAGGTGCGGGCCCGAACAGGGGGTCAAGCGGATCGCCCTCGTATCCGATGACACGGCAGGCCTCGGCGACCGGGCCCCGGGAGAGTTCCACGAGCCGGGCCAAGGCCGTCGCCTCGGACGGCAGTCCGGCCGGAACGAGCCCGAGGGTCCGGGCCGCGTGGTCGCGTCGACGGTCGAGGTCCGGCACGTCCTCCCGGTACTGCTCGGCGACCACCTGGAGTTCTTCGGCCGTACGTCCCGGAGCATCACGCCACCACGGCGCCACCAGACACAGCCGCACCAACTCGGGCAGACCGAGCGCGAGCGGTCCGGACGCGCCGTCGAGGCTGACCTACACCACGGGGCGTTCCTCGCCGCCTGCGCCGACGAAGCAGTACGCGTCCCCCGAGCCCGCCCGCGCGAACTGCTCCAGCCGGGCCCCGGAGGCGAGCCGGATCCCGTCCTCCAACAGGTGGTCGGCCGGGTTCGTCGCGTCGAGGTCCGCGACTGCGGCGAAGAAGGCGCCGACCTCCGCGTCGGAACTCAGCAGGGGCAGCAGGGCGCCGGGGTGGGCGACCGGGTCGGTTGGTGCGTCACATCCGTTCACCCCGCCCACCGTATGCGGAGCCTCCGACAGGGCCCGAGGTGGACGTCCGGGGCCGGGGCGAAGTGCGGCGGGCCGGGGTCAAGAGCCGACGGTCGGTCGTGGGGCGGAGCCGGGACGCGGGCCTGCTCGGTGCGAGGGTTGTCTTCCGAGCGGTTCCGATATATCGTTGACGCATCGCGACCGATCAACGATGGAATGGAGTGATTGCGATGCGTTCCCGTGGAGAAGACTTCGGATACGAGCACGAACACGGACATGGACACCACGGCGGACCCGGCCATCGAGGTCGGGGCGGCCTCGAGGGGCGACGCGGGGCTTTCGGGCCCTTCGGACCGGGTGGACCCGGTGGCCCCGGCTTCGGTGGACCGGGCTTCGGCCCCGGCCCCTGGGGTGGGCGTGGCGGTCGGGGCGGACCGCGGGGGAGGGCGCGGCGCGGCGACGTGCGCGCGTCGATCCTCGCGCTGCTCAAGGACCGGCCCATGCACGGTTACGAGATGATCCAGGAGATCGCCGAGCGCAGCGGCGGGGCGTGGAAGCCCAGCCCGGGTTCGGTGTACCCGACCCTCCAGCTGCTGGAGGACGAGGGCCTGATCACCAGTGAGGCGGAGGGCGGCAAGAAGCTGTTCTCGCTCACCGAGTCCGGCCGCACCGCGGCCGACGAGGGACCCGACGCGCCCTGGGAAGAGGCCGGGCGCGGGGTCGACTGGGAGACGCTGCACGAGATCCGGCAGGCCGGATTCGGCCTCATGGAGGCCTTCGGCCAGGTCTGGAAGACCGGCAGCAAGGATCAGCGCGACAAGGCGCTGAAGGTCATCAACGAAGCCCGCAAGAAGCTGTACCTGATCCTCGCCGACGAGGACTGACGGCATGCTGTGGTACCTGCCGGCGCCCCGTGGAAGTGTTTCCGCGGGGCGCCTTTCCGCATACGGGGTGCCGGGTCCCGCCGTGCGCGATGCGGAACCGCGCGGGACTCAGGCCACCAGTCCGGACAGCTTGCGCAACGACTCGTCGAGCGCGGCCGTCGCCGAGTCCTTGAGTTTGCCGGCCATGAGGGAGACCGCGGCACCCGTGAACTCGCCGTCGATCCGTACCGACGTGGCGTCCCCGTCGGGGGTGAGCGTGTAGCGCGTGGTGACGTTCACCGCCATCGGGCCCTTGCCGCGGATGGCCAGGACGTGGCCGGGCTCCAGTTCCTCGATCGTCCAGGTGACCTCGGCCGGGAAGCCCATGAGCTTCATGTTCTCCGCGAAGGTGCCGCCGACTTGGAACTTCTCGGGTCCGCCGTTCGGGAAGTTCGTGTGCGTCGCGTTCCACTCCCCGTATCCCGACCAGTCCGTGAGCCGGTCCCAGATCTTCTCGGCGGGCGCCTCGATGCGTGCTTCCGCGCTGACTTCGGCCATGCGACCACCCCTTTGTGTCGGCGGCTGCGCCCGGCGCAGCTCCGGTGTCGCGGAACGTAGCCGCAGGCCCGGCAACATTCAATACTGATGAACCGTCAGAATTGCGGGAGGCGGCTGAGGGGCTCGGAGAGAGGGGGCAAGGCGGCGCGCCCCCCTCGGGAAGAATCGGCGCGAAGTCATCCGCAGGGAGGAGAATCCGCACAGGGTTGCCCACCCTGTGTCGGACGCCAAGATGCTGCCCGCCGGGGATGCCCCGGCTCCGCGGGGCTGATGAGGTGGGAGATGTGTCATCCCGTATCCCCCAGCAGTCCGCCGCCGCGAGCGGCCCGAATCCTCCTGACAACGATGCCGGTCTCAGCGCGGAGCTGGCCTCGGTGGTCTCCGGTGCGCGAAGACGGGCGCTGCGGGACGGCGACCGGCAGATCGACACGGCTCATCTGCTGCACTCGCTGCTGGAGTCCGACCCCGAGGTGCGCGCCGCTGTCGACGGGGGAGCGCAGCTCGCCCGGCTCCTCGGCTACCTCGTGCAGCGCAGCATCGGCTACGGACTGCGCTGGCAGGGCACCGTCGAGGATTCCGGCGCCGTCCCGGTCGTGACCGAGGCGGGCTGGTCGCCCGCGGCGGCCGGCGCGATGGAGCGGGCGCAGGAGAGCGCCCTGGTGCGCGGGGACGAACGCGCCCGAGGCCTCGACCTGCTCGCCGCGCTCGTCGCCGATCCCCGGTCGAGAGCGGTCGAGGTCCTCGCGCATGCCGGGGTCGACGTCCCGGTGCCGCCGGAAGGGGCGGCGACGGAGTCCAGTCGTTGAGACAGGTGTCATCGGGGATGACGGTCATGTCATCGCCTGTCATCATGTGCCCGTGCATACGTCTCAGGGGAGTCAGGGCAGTGGTGGCAGAGGGGTGGGCCTGGGGCTCGCGCTCGTGTCGGCGGTCGCCTTCGGCGGATCGGGTGTCGCGGCCAAGCCGCTGATCGAGGCGGGGCTCGACCCGCTCCACGTGGTGTGGCTGAGGGTCGCGGGCGCGGCGCTGATCATGCTGCCGTGGGCCGTCTGGCACCGGGCGCTGGTCAGGCGCCGCCCCGCGCTGCTCGCCGGGTTCGGGCTCCTCGGCGTGGCCGGTGTCCAGGCCTGCTACTTCGCCGCCATCTCCCGTATCCCCGTGGGTGTCGCCCTGCTCGTGGAGTACCTCGCTCCGGCGCTTGTCCTCGGCTGGGTGCGGTTCGTGCAGCGCAGGCCCGTCACCCGTGCCGCCGCGCTCGGCGTCGTCCTCGCCGCCGGCGGACTCGCCTGCGTGGTCGAGGTGTGGTCGGGGCTGAGCTTCGACCTCCTGGGGCTCCTGCTCGCGCTCGGCGCCGCCTGCTGCCAGGTCGGCTACTTCGTGCTGTCCGACCAGGGCGGCGACGCCGGGGACGAGGCACCCGAACCGCTGGGTGTCATCGCGTACGGGCTGCTCGTCGGCACGGTCGTGCTGACCGCCGTCGCCCGCCCGTGGACGATGGACTGGGCCGTCCTCGGCGGCAGCGCGGACATGAACGGCACGTCCGTCCTCGCCTCGCTGCTCCTCGGCTGGATCGTGCTGATCGCCACCGTCGTGGCCTACGTCACCGGGGTGCTCTCGGTACGCAGGCTCTCCCCGCAGGTCGCGGGCGTGGTCGCCTGTCTCGAAGCGGTGATCGCCACCGTCCTCGCCTGGGTGC
The window above is part of the Streptomyces sp. NBC_01428 genome. Proteins encoded here:
- a CDS encoding PadR family transcriptional regulator; this translates as MRSRGEDFGYEHEHGHGHHGGPGHRGRGGLEGRRGAFGPFGPGGPGGPGFGGPGFGPGPWGGRGGRGGPRGRARRGDVRASILALLKDRPMHGYEMIQEIAERSGGAWKPSPGSVYPTLQLLEDEGLITSEAEGGKKLFSLTESGRTAADEGPDAPWEEAGRGVDWETLHEIRQAGFGLMEAFGQVWKTGSKDQRDKALKVINEARKKLYLILADED
- a CDS encoding type II toxin-antitoxin system Rv0910 family toxin, with the protein product MAEVSAEARIEAPAEKIWDRLTDWSGYGEWNATHTNFPNGGPEKFQVGGTFAENMKLMGFPAEVTWTIEELEPGHVLAIRGKGPMAVNVTTRYTLTPDGDATSVRIDGEFTGAAVSLMAGKLKDSATAALDESLRKLSGLVA
- a CDS encoding Clp protease N-terminal domain-containing protein yields the protein MPRLRGADEVGDVSSRIPQQSAAASGPNPPDNDAGLSAELASVVSGARRRALRDGDRQIDTAHLLHSLLESDPEVRAAVDGGAQLARLLGYLVQRSIGYGLRWQGTVEDSGAVPVVTEAGWSPAAAGAMERAQESALVRGDERARGLDLLAALVADPRSRAVEVLAHAGVDVPVPPEGAATESSR
- a CDS encoding EamA family transporter; protein product: MPVHTSQGSQGSGGRGVGLGLALVSAVAFGGSGVAAKPLIEAGLDPLHVVWLRVAGAALIMLPWAVWHRALVRRRPALLAGFGLLGVAGVQACYFAAISRIPVGVALLVEYLAPALVLGWVRFVQRRPVTRAAALGVVLAAGGLACVVEVWSGLSFDLLGLLLALGAACCQVGYFVLSDQGGDAGDEAPEPLGVIAYGLLVGTVVLTAVARPWTMDWAVLGGSADMNGTSVLASLLLGWIVLIATVVAYVTGVLSVRRLSPQVAGVVACLEAVIATVLAWVLLGEHLSAPQIIGGAVVLLGAFIAQSSAPAKPSDGPVAGGPGDAERELSAHGTAV